The following are from one region of the Streptomyces changanensis genome:
- a CDS encoding barstar family protein, translating to MNLEPGVTSVRTRDVGRIVEAAEAEDCPLYQFSTEDHRGARAFFDAVRHTLPLDPPVVGSGSWDALSDSLWEGIHTLHRRRVALLWRDATAFRDGSPEDFRIAVAVLADVVETLADPTATVGRPTDVCVYIAADDD from the coding sequence GTGAACCTCGAACCGGGCGTGACGTCCGTCCGTACGCGGGACGTCGGACGGATCGTCGAGGCGGCGGAGGCGGAGGACTGCCCGCTGTACCAGTTCTCCACGGAGGACCACCGGGGCGCCCGGGCCTTCTTCGACGCCGTCCGGCACACCCTGCCGCTCGACCCGCCCGTCGTCGGCTCCGGCAGCTGGGACGCCCTCTCCGACTCGTTGTGGGAGGGTATCCACACGCTTCACCGCCGCCGGGTCGCCCTGCTGTGGCGGGACGCGACGGCCTTCCGCGACGGGAGTCCCGAGGACTTCCGGATCGCGGTCGCCGTCCTGGCCGACGTGGTCGAGACGCTGGCGGATCCCACCGCGACGGTGGGCCGCCCCACGGACGTGTGCGTGTACATCGCCGCGGACGACGACTGA
- a CDS encoding DUF1707 SHOCT-like domain-containing protein, protein MTTQPPEPSPRPAPSEELRASHDDREAVVEQLRDAAAEGRIDFDELDSRLEQALTAKTHAELAVLTADLPRLTSPESQSPLVLKGGMYGASRGPGRWEVPGHVIARGGLGGVKIDFTRVECRRTEVTVEAYGETSGVTIVIPDAWAADTSGMDPGVGGLTDKTTPDRLPGTPLIRLTGSGGAGGVAIRHPNRGERRKLHDNPAQG, encoded by the coding sequence ATGACTACCCAGCCTCCGGAGCCCTCTCCGCGACCCGCCCCGTCAGAAGAACTCCGCGCCTCTCACGATGACCGGGAAGCAGTGGTGGAGCAGCTGCGCGATGCGGCAGCCGAGGGGCGAATCGATTTCGATGAGTTGGATTCCCGTCTGGAGCAGGCGTTGACGGCCAAGACCCACGCCGAGTTGGCCGTTCTGACCGCCGACTTGCCGAGGCTGACCTCCCCTGAGAGCCAGTCCCCACTGGTACTCAAGGGCGGCATGTACGGCGCGTCTCGCGGCCCCGGACGCTGGGAAGTTCCCGGGCACGTGATCGCTCGCGGAGGCCTGGGGGGTGTGAAGATCGACTTCACCCGGGTCGAGTGCCGCCGCACGGAGGTCACAGTGGAGGCGTACGGGGAGACGTCCGGTGTCACGATCGTCATCCCCGACGCCTGGGCTGCAGACACCAGCGGCATGGATCCCGGCGTCGGCGGCCTGACGGACAAGACCACCCCCGACCGGCTACCGGGGACTCCGTTGATCCGGCTCACTGGTTCCGGCGGCGCGGGAGGAGTGGCGATCCGCCACCCCAACCGGGGGGAACGGCGCAAGCTGCACGACAACCCGGCGCAGGGCTAG
- a CDS encoding oxygenase MpaB family protein has product MTIGTTKTADEPPLFGPESQFPTFFDDPRWALAMIRATVLEAAHPQIGAALVDNSTFVAHPWRRLRNTFLSMRRMFGSDPAVREREAARLNRLHARMSGSDSRGRAYDAMDREARAWVVATLFESAVTMCRLSGQPLDQDTMERMYAEYRAYLAALDGDAGELPEDLHDFWRYFDRVVGDELENTEAARIILYRLFDHLPAPALLDGAPTLWAAGRAVAGPLLGAITVASLPEPYRRRAGLPEMPGAPTLMQGAYLAAGLARFLPEGWINAESIIDTLSLSPGGDDPRARTVAALRARMKRASALLRLLTPLGDADPGPDPAPSTGAGEGRRSAEEFFRQVLDQTGDGHLDWPDLAAMARELSTRLDLDEPEETRLYDAFAAWWRELQAALDTDGDGRVSADEYAAAVPSLAGPALIRVAEVLFDATDRDGSGSIDADEYRALFRTAFHRDITVTDGAYGRSAFVGDFVSFMSGRRTSTPYDPLLADA; this is encoded by the coding sequence ATGACCATCGGAACCACGAAAACCGCCGACGAGCCGCCCCTGTTCGGCCCGGAATCACAGTTCCCCACCTTCTTCGACGACCCGCGCTGGGCGCTGGCCATGATCCGCGCCACCGTGCTGGAGGCCGCTCACCCGCAGATCGGTGCCGCCCTCGTCGACAACTCCACCTTCGTCGCCCATCCCTGGCGCCGGCTCCGCAACACCTTCCTCAGCATGCGGCGCATGTTCGGCAGCGACCCGGCGGTGCGCGAGCGGGAGGCCGCCCGGCTCAACCGGCTGCACGCCCGCATGAGCGGCTCCGACTCCCGCGGCCGCGCCTACGACGCGATGGACCGCGAGGCCCGCGCCTGGGTGGTCGCCACCCTCTTCGAAAGCGCCGTCACCATGTGCAGGCTGAGCGGCCAGCCGCTCGACCAGGACACGATGGAGCGGATGTACGCCGAGTACCGCGCGTACCTCGCCGCGCTCGACGGCGACGCCGGCGAACTCCCGGAGGACCTCCACGATTTCTGGCGGTACTTCGACCGGGTCGTCGGGGACGAGCTGGAGAACACCGAGGCGGCCCGCATCATCCTCTACCGGCTCTTCGACCACCTGCCCGCCCCGGCGCTGCTCGACGGCGCGCCGACGCTGTGGGCGGCCGGCCGGGCTGTCGCCGGACCGCTCCTCGGCGCGATCACCGTCGCCTCGCTCCCCGAGCCGTACCGGCGCCGAGCCGGCCTGCCGGAGATGCCCGGCGCCCCGACCCTCATGCAGGGCGCCTACCTCGCGGCCGGGCTCGCCCGCTTCCTGCCCGAGGGTTGGATCAACGCCGAGAGCATCATCGACACCCTCTCCCTCTCGCCCGGCGGCGACGACCCTCGCGCCCGCACGGTCGCCGCCCTGCGCGCCCGCATGAAGCGGGCCTCGGCCCTGCTCCGCCTCCTCACCCCACTGGGCGACGCCGACCCCGGCCCCGATCCGGCACCCTCGACGGGCGCGGGAGAGGGCCGGCGCTCGGCGGAGGAGTTCTTCCGCCAGGTGCTGGACCAGACCGGCGACGGCCACCTCGACTGGCCCGACCTCGCCGCCATGGCCCGCGAGCTCTCCACGCGCCTCGACCTGGACGAACCCGAGGAGACCCGGCTCTACGACGCCTTCGCCGCCTGGTGGCGCGAACTCCAGGCCGCCCTCGACACGGACGGCGACGGCCGCGTCAGCGCCGACGAGTACGCCGCCGCCGTCCCCTCCCTCGCCGGCCCCGCGCTCATCCGCGTCGCCGAGGTGCTCTTCGACGCCACCGACAGGGACGGCAGCGGGAGCATCGACGCGGACGAGTACCGGGCCCTGTTCCGCACCGCCTTCCACCGCGACATCACCGTCACCGACGGCGCCTACGGCCGGAGCGCCTTCGTGGGCGACTTCGTGTCCTTCATGTCGGGCCGCCGCACGAGCACCCCGTACGACCCCCTCCTCGCCGATGCCTAG
- a CDS encoding ALF repeat-containing protein, whose amino-acid sequence MAALMALAMVLGIDTRPAAAEGVPEYDRSDVLEAWKYGGPGVRKAAEAVLTGSDADVRTFMADRLPGIHEHDLRVQVMQAMAMGGPGTRAAADAALDHGVDELQAFLDDGILRPYDEDLRVRVMQIMANGGPSVKKAAGTALQGSSDDYLAFINTGQFPPRADDNRVQLMTLMATGGPNVKKLAQQAMDGTAEDVQEFLDHGWQVAAARDQENLSIAQLAALADRAQKQATALTETAKEEAAKAEAATRRAKEAAEEAARKAKAAQESAGEASAAAAQAAAAARRAADSARTAISAAAAANRSARVAATAAAQAAYAATRAGSAASAAHSAAAAAAGDATRAKQARVAAENARTAAAGATKAADAAEQAGVAADNAAKAAGAAASAGTNAAAAAAAAAEAGRWSGQAGGKAAEAQAAADAAQRQAAQATRAANAAQANATQAAAAARQSRKAANDAATYARAAATAADKAADEAGKAVDAAKASTAAANAASQAATLAKNASDQAKTVAALARKTDAERLAQQQFENVLAAEEAKKAHDEHVEAAQAEAGRVQRLNAETQKLWQEAAAAADVREAAGKGRQVAVNLLGSSGQWVRTQAEIALVGGDDQAAAFARTGLAVAMEQDDRAAVAHVAATTDKPAQQQAALAVLDKPIGQVREFLRTRHYPGKEDDDRVAVARIMAAGGRGVQAAGSKALDGTAADLHEFLEVGQYKAREDDDRVAVNQALATGGPEVKAAAQAALSGPPAALRAFLRTGLPRAQQRDANAAAHVAEIDVLLASAARSAAIAQRDAAEAQRVAANARKNAADAVKWANEAKESSARANTYAQQADAAADEAEASAARAAESARQAQNAAAAARADARAAGVSAQQAQRSASRAATYATQANASAYQAQVSAQAADKDAAAAAKASTEALKIAAEKLVAELKKQVEQELREASKPMTDAELRKVLEKRLVKFRGNLLSEGELKPGEVLLVCGADGAGGMGCITTTYLDRLIAWFVGAEDIERCLNEFEPSCLTDLAMNALKVKALKKVRPSCPKARSYSGAGTVKMRMASVSAASSTPAPGSSPCVPWIQPGSLPAAEERALTDTLAHLDAGTVPTGPTATKWGTKFKNWGNDLPGAQGPQSPYREYRVTPPPGVGGAGPLRVVKNIQTGEVYYTWTHYGDSGPPAFVRIR is encoded by the coding sequence GTGGCAGCGCTGATGGCCCTGGCGATGGTCCTGGGCATCGACACGCGTCCTGCCGCAGCGGAAGGAGTGCCCGAGTACGACAGATCCGACGTACTCGAGGCGTGGAAGTACGGCGGGCCGGGGGTTCGCAAGGCCGCCGAAGCCGTCCTGACCGGCTCGGACGCGGACGTGCGGACCTTCATGGCCGACCGGCTGCCCGGCATCCACGAGCACGACCTGCGCGTGCAGGTCATGCAGGCCATGGCGATGGGGGGCCCGGGCACCCGGGCCGCCGCCGACGCAGCGCTCGACCATGGAGTGGACGAGCTCCAGGCGTTCCTCGACGACGGGATCCTGCGCCCGTACGACGAGGACCTGCGCGTCCGGGTCATGCAGATCATGGCCAACGGCGGACCCAGCGTGAAGAAGGCCGCCGGCACGGCCCTCCAGGGGTCGTCCGACGACTACCTGGCGTTCATCAACACGGGACAGTTCCCGCCCCGCGCGGACGACAACCGCGTCCAGCTCATGACCCTGATGGCGACGGGCGGGCCGAACGTCAAGAAGCTCGCCCAGCAGGCGATGGACGGCACTGCCGAGGACGTCCAGGAGTTCCTGGACCACGGCTGGCAGGTCGCCGCCGCGCGCGACCAGGAGAACCTGTCCATCGCGCAGCTGGCCGCCCTCGCCGACCGGGCGCAGAAGCAGGCCACGGCGCTGACCGAGACGGCCAAGGAGGAGGCCGCCAAGGCCGAGGCCGCCACCCGCAGGGCGAAGGAGGCTGCCGAGGAGGCGGCCCGCAAGGCCAAGGCGGCCCAGGAGTCGGCCGGTGAGGCGTCCGCGGCCGCGGCCCAGGCGGCTGCCGCCGCCCGCCGGGCGGCCGACTCCGCCCGCACCGCCATCTCCGCGGCCGCGGCGGCCAACCGCTCCGCCCGTGTCGCCGCCACCGCCGCCGCGCAGGCCGCCTACGCGGCCACCCGCGCCGGCAGCGCCGCGTCGGCGGCCCACTCGGCCGCCGCGGCGGCCGCCGGGGACGCCACCCGGGCCAAGCAGGCCCGGGTCGCCGCCGAGAACGCCCGCACCGCCGCGGCCGGCGCCACCAAGGCCGCCGACGCCGCCGAGCAGGCCGGTGTGGCCGCCGACAACGCCGCCAAGGCCGCGGGCGCCGCGGCCAGCGCCGGCACGAACGCGGCAGCGGCGGCAGCGGCCGCCGCGGAGGCCGGCCGCTGGTCCGGACAGGCCGGCGGCAAGGCCGCCGAGGCGCAGGCCGCGGCCGACGCCGCACAGCGCCAGGCCGCCCAGGCCACCCGTGCCGCCAACGCCGCCCAGGCCAACGCCACCCAGGCCGCCGCCGCGGCGCGCCAGTCCCGCAAGGCCGCCAACGACGCCGCCACGTACGCCAGGGCCGCGGCCACGGCCGCCGACAAGGCGGCGGACGAGGCGGGCAAGGCGGTCGACGCCGCCAAGGCGTCCACCGCGGCCGCCAACGCCGCCTCGCAGGCCGCCACCCTCGCGAAGAACGCCTCCGACCAGGCGAAGACCGTTGCCGCTCTCGCCCGCAAGACCGACGCCGAGCGGCTCGCGCAGCAGCAGTTCGAGAACGTCCTGGCCGCCGAGGAGGCCAAGAAGGCCCATGACGAGCACGTCGAGGCCGCCCAGGCGGAAGCCGGGCGCGTCCAGCGGCTGAACGCCGAGACGCAGAAGCTGTGGCAGGAGGCCGCCGCGGCGGCCGACGTCCGCGAAGCGGCCGGCAAGGGCCGCCAGGTCGCCGTCAACCTGCTGGGCTCCTCGGGCCAGTGGGTGCGTACCCAGGCGGAGATCGCCCTCGTGGGCGGCGACGACCAGGCCGCCGCGTTCGCGCGTACCGGGCTCGCCGTGGCCATGGAGCAGGACGACCGCGCCGCCGTGGCGCACGTCGCCGCCACCACGGACAAGCCGGCGCAGCAGCAGGCCGCCCTCGCCGTGCTCGACAAGCCGATCGGCCAGGTGCGCGAGTTCCTCCGCACCCGCCACTACCCGGGCAAGGAGGACGACGACCGCGTCGCCGTGGCCCGCATCATGGCCGCGGGAGGCCGGGGGGTACAGGCCGCGGGCAGCAAGGCACTCGACGGAACCGCCGCCGACCTGCACGAGTTCCTGGAGGTCGGCCAGTACAAGGCGCGCGAGGACGACGACCGCGTCGCCGTCAACCAGGCACTGGCCACCGGTGGCCCCGAGGTGAAGGCGGCGGCCCAGGCGGCCCTCAGCGGTCCCCCCGCGGCGCTGCGCGCGTTCCTCCGGACGGGCCTGCCCCGGGCCCAGCAGCGTGACGCCAACGCCGCCGCGCACGTCGCCGAGATCGACGTCCTCCTCGCGTCGGCGGCCCGGTCGGCCGCCATCGCCCAGCGGGACGCCGCCGAGGCGCAGCGCGTCGCGGCGAACGCCCGCAAGAACGCGGCCGACGCCGTCAAGTGGGCGAACGAGGCGAAGGAGTCCTCCGCCCGGGCGAACACGTACGCCCAGCAGGCGGACGCGGCGGCGGACGAGGCCGAGGCATCGGCGGCCCGCGCCGCGGAGTCGGCGAGGCAGGCGCAGAACGCCGCCGCAGCGGCCCGGGCGGACGCCCGCGCCGCAGGCGTCTCCGCGCAGCAGGCCCAGCGTTCCGCCAGCCGGGCCGCGACGTACGCCACGCAGGCCAACGCCTCCGCCTACCAGGCGCAGGTGTCGGCGCAGGCCGCCGACAAGGACGCCGCGGCGGCGGCCAAGGCGTCGACCGAAGCGCTGAAGATCGCGGCCGAGAAGCTGGTCGCAGAGCTGAAGAAGCAGGTCGAGCAGGAGCTCCGCGAGGCCAGCAAGCCGATGACCGACGCGGAGCTGCGCAAGGTCCTCGAGAAGCGCCTGGTGAAGTTCCGGGGGAACCTGCTGAGCGAGGGCGAACTGAAGCCGGGCGAGGTGCTCCTCGTGTGCGGTGCCGACGGCGCCGGAGGCATGGGCTGCATCACCACCACGTACCTCGACCGGCTCATCGCCTGGTTCGTGGGCGCGGAGGACATCGAGCGCTGCCTCAACGAGTTCGAGCCGTCCTGCCTCACCGACCTCGCCATGAACGCGCTCAAGGTGAAGGCGCTCAAGAAGGTCCGGCCCTCCTGCCCGAAGGCCCGTTCGTACAGCGGTGCGGGCACCGTGAAGATGCGGATGGCGTCCGTCTCGGCCGCCTCGTCCACGCCCGCCCCGGGCAGCAGCCCGTGCGTGCCGTGGATCCAGCCCGGATCGCTCCCCGCGGCCGAGGAGCGCGCCCTGACCGACACGCTCGCCCACCTCGACGCCGGTACGGTACCCACCGGGCCGACCGCGACGAAGTGGGGCACGAAGTTCAAGAACTGGGGCAACGACCTGCCCGGCGCCCAGGGCCCGCAGTCGCCCTACCGCGAGTACCGTGTGACGCCGCCGCCGGGCGTCGGCGGCGCGGGACCGCTCCGGGTCGTCAAGAACATCCAGACGGGAGAGGTGTACTACACGTGGACCCACTACGGGGACTCCGGTCCGCCGGCGTTCGTACGCATCCGGTGA
- a CDS encoding family 43 glycosylhydrolase codes for MARRLLTLLAALLLGIGVAQAAPAAEGRPYTNPVKAQKGADPWISYHQGHYYLVTTSWTHVITMRKSPTLAGLATAPSVQVWDGKADHASRCCNIWAPELYFAGGRWYLYYTAGEAGTDFGSQRTHVLESSGSDPQGPYHYKNRLQHSSQSGWLIDGSVMTVGGKLYLLASAWQGSNQNVLIAPMSNPYTVSGAFTTISSPTHAWEKVGSNVNEGPEVLQRGGRTFVIFSASGCMTPDYKLGQLELTGPDPLAASSWTKKSTPVFQRDDAAGVYGPGHNGFFTSPDGTEDWIVYHANDSASDGCDNGRTTRAQKFTWNTDGTPRFGKPVALGTTLPGPSGESAATPTAYTLTNRSSGKCLEVAGGSTADGANVQQGGCDGGSDQKWRIEDRADDTSRLVNVASGKVLDTADCSTADGAALRQWSWLDNTCQKFRLITTDAGWIRLTNQATGKVADVADCSAADGADVRQWTWLGNSCQQWRVKPA; via the coding sequence ATGGCCCGTCGCCTCCTGACCCTGCTCGCGGCCCTCCTCCTCGGCATCGGCGTGGCACAGGCCGCGCCCGCCGCCGAAGGCCGCCCGTACACCAACCCGGTCAAAGCCCAGAAGGGCGCCGACCCCTGGATCTCCTACCACCAGGGCCACTACTACCTGGTGACGACGAGCTGGACCCACGTCATCACCATGCGCAAGTCACCCACCCTGGCCGGGCTCGCCACCGCGCCAAGCGTGCAAGTGTGGGACGGCAAGGCCGACCACGCCTCGCGCTGCTGCAACATCTGGGCCCCGGAACTGTACTTCGCCGGCGGCCGCTGGTACCTCTACTACACGGCGGGCGAGGCCGGCACCGATTTCGGTTCGCAACGCACGCACGTCCTGGAGAGCAGCGGGTCCGACCCGCAGGGCCCCTACCACTACAAGAACCGCCTGCAGCATTCCTCGCAGAGCGGCTGGCTCATCGACGGCAGCGTCATGACGGTCGGCGGCAAGCTGTATCTCCTGGCCAGCGCCTGGCAGGGCAGCAACCAGAACGTGCTGATCGCCCCGATGTCCAACCCCTACACGGTCAGCGGCGCGTTCACCACCATCTCATCCCCCACCCACGCCTGGGAGAAGGTGGGCTCGAACGTCAACGAAGGCCCTGAGGTGCTCCAGCGCGGCGGCCGAACCTTCGTGATCTTCTCGGCGAGTGGCTGCATGACCCCCGACTACAAGCTGGGGCAGCTCGAACTCACCGGCCCCGACCCGCTCGCCGCGTCCTCCTGGACCAAGAAGTCCACGCCCGTCTTCCAGCGCGACGACGCGGCGGGCGTGTACGGCCCCGGTCACAACGGCTTCTTCACGTCACCGGACGGCACCGAGGACTGGATCGTCTACCACGCCAACGACTCCGCCTCCGACGGCTGCGACAACGGCCGTACGACGCGGGCGCAGAAGTTCACCTGGAACACCGACGGCACCCCGAGATTCGGGAAGCCGGTCGCTCTCGGCACCACCCTGCCCGGCCCTTCGGGCGAGAGCGCGGCCACCCCGACGGCGTACACCCTCACCAACCGCAGCAGCGGCAAGTGCCTGGAGGTGGCGGGCGGTTCGACCGCCGACGGCGCCAACGTCCAGCAGGGGGGTTGTGACGGCGGCAGCGACCAGAAGTGGCGGATCGAGGACCGGGCCGACGACACGAGCCGCCTGGTGAACGTGGCGAGCGGCAAGGTCCTCGACACCGCCGACTGCTCCACCGCCGACGGCGCGGCTCTGCGTCAGTGGTCGTGGCTGGACAACACCTGCCAGAAGTTCCGCCTCATCACCACCGACGCAGGCTGGATCCGCCTGACCAATCAGGCCACCGGCAAGGTCGCCGACGTCGCCGACTGCTCGGCAGCGGACGGAGCCGACGTACGCCAGTGGACCTGGCTCGGCAACAGCTGCCAGCAGTGGCGGGTCAAACCGGCCTGA
- a CDS encoding YciI family protein → MAKYLLLKHYRGAPAAVNDVPMDRWSPEEISAHVQYMNDFAARLEKTGEFVDGQALAPEGTWVRYDGEGRPPVTDGPFAETKDLIAGWMIIDVDSHERAVELAGELSAAPGAGGKPIHEWLEVRPFLTARPTITE, encoded by the coding sequence ATGGCCAAGTACCTGCTGCTGAAGCACTACCGCGGCGCCCCGGCCGCGGTCAACGACGTGCCGATGGACCGGTGGAGTCCGGAGGAGATCTCGGCACATGTGCAGTACATGAACGACTTCGCGGCCCGGTTGGAGAAGACGGGCGAGTTCGTCGACGGGCAGGCGCTCGCCCCCGAGGGAACGTGGGTCCGCTACGACGGCGAGGGGCGCCCGCCGGTCACCGACGGACCGTTCGCGGAGACCAAGGACCTCATCGCCGGCTGGATGATCATCGACGTCGACAGTCACGAGCGCGCCGTCGAGCTGGCCGGGGAGTTGTCGGCCGCCCCCGGGGCGGGGGGCAAGCCGATCCACGAGTGGCTGGAGGTGCGCCCCTTCCTGACCGCCCGGCCCACCATCACGGAGTGA
- a CDS encoding RNA polymerase sigma factor, giving the protein MDEELLRSLTPSVLTVLVRRGADFAAAEDAVQEALVEALRVWTAGPSPASSGMGHAVRDAKGWLVTVAWRKFLDAARADAARRRREERVEEEPAPGPAPAVDDTLQLYFLCAHPSLSPASAVALTLRAVGGLTTRQIAEAYLVPEATMAQRISRAKRTVSDVRFDRPGDVATVLRVLYLVFNEGYSGDIDLAAEAIRLTRQLAARIDHPEVAGLLALMLLHHARRAARTASDGSLVPLAEQDRGRWDTALISEGVGILQAALARDRLGEFQAQAAIAALHADAPTAEETDWLQIVEWYDELTRLTDSPVVRLNRAVAVGEAEGPRAGLAALAALDASSPSSRLRSSRGHPVPRHTAVAAYLHERDGDLATAARLYAEAAHEATNLAERDHLTRQAARLNARRSH; this is encoded by the coding sequence ATGGACGAGGAGCTGCTCAGGAGCCTCACGCCGAGTGTGCTCACCGTCCTCGTCCGCCGCGGAGCCGACTTCGCGGCGGCCGAGGACGCCGTGCAGGAGGCTCTGGTCGAGGCGCTGCGGGTCTGGACGGCCGGCCCCTCCCCGGCCTCTTCGGGCATGGGACACGCCGTGCGGGATGCCAAGGGCTGGCTGGTCACCGTGGCCTGGCGCAAGTTCCTCGACGCGGCCCGTGCCGACGCGGCCCGCCGCCGGCGTGAGGAGCGCGTCGAGGAGGAGCCGGCGCCCGGGCCGGCGCCCGCGGTGGACGACACGCTCCAGCTCTACTTCCTGTGCGCCCATCCGTCACTGTCCCCGGCATCGGCGGTCGCGCTCACGCTGCGCGCCGTGGGCGGGCTGACCACCCGCCAGATCGCCGAGGCCTACCTGGTGCCCGAGGCGACCATGGCGCAGCGCATCAGCCGGGCCAAGCGCACCGTCTCCGACGTGCGCTTCGACCGGCCCGGCGACGTCGCGACCGTGCTGCGCGTCCTCTACCTGGTCTTCAACGAGGGCTATTCCGGCGACATCGACCTCGCCGCCGAGGCCATCCGGCTCACCCGGCAGCTCGCGGCCCGCATCGACCACCCCGAGGTGGCCGGGCTGCTCGCCCTCATGCTCCTCCACCACGCGCGGCGCGCCGCGCGGACCGCGTCCGACGGCAGCCTGGTGCCGCTCGCCGAGCAGGACCGCGGCCGCTGGGACACCGCGTTGATCTCCGAGGGCGTCGGCATCCTCCAGGCGGCCCTCGCCCGCGACCGGCTGGGCGAGTTCCAGGCCCAGGCCGCCATCGCGGCGCTCCACGCCGACGCGCCCACAGCCGAGGAGACCGACTGGCTGCAGATCGTCGAGTGGTACGACGAGCTGACGCGCCTCACCGACAGCCCGGTCGTGCGGCTCAACCGCGCCGTAGCCGTCGGGGAGGCCGAAGGGCCGCGCGCCGGTCTGGCGGCGCTCGCGGCGCTGGACGCCTCTTCCCCGAGCTCCCGGCTCCGGTCGAGCAGGGGACACCCCGTCCCCCGCCACACCGCGGTGGCGGCGTACCTCCACGAGCGCGACGGCGACCTGGCGACGGCGGCACGGCTGTACGCCGAGGCGGCCCACGAGGCCACCAACCTCGCCGAGCGTGACCACCTCACCCGCCAGGCCGCCCGGCTCAACGCCCGCCGGTCTCACTGA
- a CDS encoding MarR family winged helix-turn-helix transcriptional regulator, producing MGLRAARQVDLVRLLGSDAAAMTRTIKRLEHAGFVRRRPRPTDRRATIIEPTEASLALRHQVDEIWAELEECTAGEMPENRQAEVVRVLEQIEASLTRAATRHAQQETGGPAAPPEGLADHV from the coding sequence GTGGGACTTCGGGCCGCACGCCAGGTCGACCTGGTCCGGCTGCTCGGGTCCGACGCGGCCGCCATGACCCGCACCATCAAGCGGCTCGAACACGCCGGGTTCGTGCGCCGTCGTCCCCGCCCCACCGACAGGCGGGCAACGATCATCGAGCCCACCGAGGCCAGCCTGGCCCTGCGCCACCAGGTCGACGAGATCTGGGCGGAGCTGGAGGAATGCACCGCCGGGGAAATGCCGGAGAATCGGCAGGCCGAGGTTGTCCGGGTCCTGGAACAGATCGAGGCGAGCCTGACCCGCGCCGCGACCCGGCACGCGCAACAGGAGACCGGCGGCCCGGCCGCACCACCCGAAGGGCTGGCCGACCACGTGTAG
- a CDS encoding RidA family protein, giving the protein MRVSAEPDWYEAAGISLGIRVGNLVFTSGQAPIDAQGAPVGVGDFEAQTRQALANLSTVLTNAGSSLADTVKATVFVTEITQQGVFARLRAEHFPDKPHLAESFVEVSSLADPEWMIEIEAIGLVR; this is encoded by the coding sequence GTGCGTGTTTCCGCGGAGCCCGACTGGTACGAGGCAGCCGGCATCTCGCTCGGCATCCGGGTCGGGAACCTGGTCTTCACATCGGGACAGGCCCCGATCGACGCCCAGGGGGCCCCGGTCGGCGTGGGGGACTTCGAGGCCCAAACCCGTCAGGCACTCGCGAATCTGTCCACGGTGCTGACGAACGCGGGATCGAGCCTCGCCGACACGGTCAAGGCGACCGTGTTCGTCACGGAGATCACGCAGCAGGGCGTCTTCGCCAGACTGCGCGCGGAACACTTCCCGGACAAGCCGCACCTCGCGGAGTCGTTCGTCGAGGTCTCCTCACTCGCCGACCCCGAATGGATGATCGAGATCGAGGCGATCGGCCTCGTTCGCTGA
- the uppS gene encoding polyprenyl diphosphate synthase, producing the protein MDGNGRWAQRRSLPRTAGHQAAETTVIDIIEAARTAGVEWLSLYAFSTENWNRPGTEVDYLMRLVRRVVRKHAPLLLARGIRCRFLGVADPRIPRGLARDFDDLTTLTADNRGMTLTVAFDHGGRRDIVEAARSLIRSGTPADEVTERLFADHLPFPDTPDVDLVIRTSGEQRISNFMLWQVAYAEWVFPEVLWPDFRAPDFLACLHTYRRRDRRFGGVPPWTNGDPA; encoded by the coding sequence ATGGACGGCAACGGCCGCTGGGCGCAGCGGCGCTCGCTCCCCCGCACGGCGGGCCACCAGGCCGCCGAGACCACCGTCATCGACATCATCGAGGCGGCCCGGACCGCCGGCGTCGAGTGGCTCAGCCTGTACGCCTTCTCCACCGAGAACTGGAACCGTCCCGGCACCGAGGTCGACTACCTGATGCGCCTGGTCCGCCGGGTCGTACGGAAGCACGCGCCGCTGCTCCTCGCCCGCGGTATCCGCTGCCGCTTCCTCGGGGTCGCCGACCCGCGCATCCCCCGGGGACTGGCCCGGGACTTCGACGACCTGACGACGCTGACCGCCGACAACCGGGGGATGACACTGACCGTCGCCTTCGACCACGGCGGGCGCCGGGACATCGTCGAGGCCGCCAGGTCGCTGATCCGCAGCGGGACGCCCGCCGACGAGGTGACCGAGCGGCTCTTCGCCGACCACCTGCCGTTCCCCGACACCCCCGACGTGGACCTCGTCATCCGCACCTCCGGCGAGCAGCGCATCTCCAATTTCATGCTCTGGCAGGTCGCCTACGCCGAGTGGGTCTTCCCCGAGGTGCTCTGGCCGGACTTCCGGGCCCCCGACTTCCTCGCCTGCCTGCACACCTACCGGCGCCGCGACCGCCGCTTCGGCGGCGTGCCGCCCTGGACGAACGGAGACCCAGCATGA